A genomic segment from Papilio machaon chromosome 10, ilPapMach1.1, whole genome shotgun sequence encodes:
- the LOC106718044 gene encoding guanylate cyclase 32E-like produces MEMLKAFIYMIVLITDYLNEPVFEKHSLNSIYLNNIHSSVTGNLIEDNVSIESIEADGVNLFDIVGGDCGGAKMCSNIDSNWTDENTITIGFLGAYGYSMTVLGALPLAVAGVNREPSLLPGRRLRFVAANIGRPRPPLPLHRDSLSLRVMTQMRDLGVVAFFGLDGTCLTEAKLAAAWNLPLISHKCPEAEGSHEAGEAGGMGATFARTLPPAHKVSKSVVALLKAFGWNKFAIVAGDESTAAGQQMDAIKELSQSNGLVITAEHRFIDYLPHKSEHIQRIVDDTYFKTRIYVFLGEHVALVEFVNALRRRGLLDAGEYAVIAVDDEIFDPNTTAITHADHLIQNSSSDILAFRAVLKLTPSFPINPHYPKLCQMIRELSARSPFCVPNYHKIFEDTSVPIEAAHLYDAVTLWARAATATMRNGLPPTDGATLMKLLRPTTYRSLQGFDVNMDSAGDAEGNFSVIGLMEDASAAGGWSAQPVAAFRYLNASDPLPELVGGDRIAWINGKPPIAEPVCGFDGTKCSLPHDPLVLSAVAAVATAAILAAALFLRHYRYEQKLASVLWKIEAKDLTFISACSDAKVSIPQEVDMRRAHTTIALYRGNIVAVKRLKKKSIDVTRAVKKELKQIRELRHANLTAFVGVCVDSGSACIVSAYCSRGSLARVLADRDLLLDDMFVAKLVADLLRGLTYLHDSALVSHGNLTSSNCLVDSHWVLQICDYGLHTLKSGCMETEDALRMERRMLWRAPELLRDPNPPPWGSQKGDVYSFGIILYEILGRNGPWGDTNLTNAEIIGRVRHPIGGVLFRPPLSGLAARPSVLAVLNACWSERPDRRPELRLVWLRLKDMHAGMKTNTFDNMLAMMEKYASNLEALVEEKTEQLTHEKRRTDDLLNRILPRTVAEALKRGEPVQAESYDSVTVYFSDIVDFAHIVNTSSPMQVVDILHDLYTCCDAIISYYNVYKIEPLCDTYMVVGGLPERCSRHAAEVASLALHLLAAVPQIRIRHDPDIRLNIRIGIHTGPCSAGVVGYRTPRYCLFGDTVRTAARVLAAGEPQRVHVSHDTYVTLRKHGGYHFKERTHTNVKGHRQIKTWWLVGEDHERRKEPFYRFQPGLNRSSVCASYADSSWGLERSIHNIRDRARLSCGGSLGPGSALSSPGPPACACFVPQRDHHSAPVVSFCED; encoded by the exons ACCGTGCTGGGTGCGCTGCCGCTTGCTGTTGCGGGCGTCAACCGTGAGCCCAGCCTGCTGCCGGGCCGCCGTCTTCGCTTCGTGGCTGCCAACATCGGCCGCCCCAGACCACCGCTGCCGCTCCACAGGGACTCACTCTCGCTCAG GGTGATGACACAAATGCGTGATCTCGGCGTAGTGGCGTTCTTCGGTCTCGACGGCACGTGTCTCACCGAGGCAAAGCTCGCCGCCGCCTGGAACCTTCCTCTAATATCGCAT AAATGCCCTGAAGCAGAGGGTTCGCATGAGGCGGGCGAGGCTGGCGGGATGGGCGCGACATTCGCCCGCACGTTGCCACCCGCTCACAAGGTCAGCAAGTCAGTGGTGGCTCTGCTGAAGGCCTTCGGATGGAACAAGTTCGCGATAGTAGCCGGTGACGAGAGCACCGCCGCTGGACAGCAGATGGATGCCATTAAA GAACTGTCACAGAGCAATGGGCTCGTGATAACAGCGGAGCACCGCTTCATCGATTACCTGCCGCACAAGTCCGAGCACATACAGCGGATCGTTGATGACACCTACTTTAAAACACGAA TCTATGTATTCCTTGGCGAGCATGTGGCGCTTGTGGAGTTTGTGAACGCGCTCAGAAGACGCGGTCTGCTGGACGCCGGAGAGTACGCGGTTATTGCGGTTGATGATGAAATATTCGATCCTAATACAACAGCTATCACGCATgcag ATCACTTGATTCAGAACAGCAGTAGCGACATCCTGGCATTCAGAGCAGTTCTCAAACTCACGCCTTCATTTCCTATAAATCCACATTACCc GAAGCTGTGTCAGATGATACGAGAGTTATCTGCCAGGTCTCCGTTCTGTGTACCCAATTACCACAAAATATTCGAAGATACATCC GTGCCGATAGAAGCGGCTCATCTGTACGACGCGGTGACGCTGTGGGCGCGCGCTGCTACTGCAACGATGAGGAACGGCCTACCGCCGACAGATGGGGCCACTCTGATGAAATTACTCAGACCTACTACGTACAGATCTCTACAAGGATTCGAC GTAAACATGGACAGCGCTGGTGATGCCGAAGGCAACTTCTCAGTGATAGGTCTTATGGAAGACGCGAGCGCGGCTGGAGGCTGGAGCGCACAGCCTGTCGCCGCTTTCAGATATCTCAACGCATCAGATCCGTTACCC gaaTTAGTTGGTGGTGATCGCATCGCGTGGATAAACGGCAAGCCACCTATAGCCGAGCCGGTATGCGGGTTCGACGGCACCAAATGCTCCCTACCTCATGATCCCCTAGTACTCTCTGCAGTGGCAGCAGTGGCCACCGCAGCCATACTAGCAGCAGCATTGTTCTTACGTCATTATAGATATGAACAGAAACTTGCTTCAGTTCTCTGGAAAATTGAGGCGAAAGACCTGACTTTTATATCAGCGTGCAGTGATGCGAAG gtTTCGATTCCACAAGAGGTAGATATGCGAAGGGCGCATACAACGATTGCTTTGTATAGAGGCAACATTGTTGCTGTTAAAAGATTAAAGAAGAAAAGCATCGATGTAACTCGAGcagttaaaaaagaacttaaacag ATCCGGGAGCTCCGTCACGCGAATCTCACTGCATTCGTCGGGGTCTGCGTGGACAGTGGTTCAGCGTGCATAGTGTCCGCGTACTGCTCACGGGGCTCGCTAGCACGCGTGCTTGCCGATAGAGACCTCTTGCTCGATGACATGTTTGTCGCAAAGCTAGTCGCGGATCTGCTTCGAGGTTTAACATACCTACACGACTCCGCACTAGTATCGCACGGCAATCTGACATCAAGTAATTGCTTGGTTGACAGCCATTGGGTGCTACAGATTTGTGATTATGGATTGCACACTTTAAAAA GTGGGTGTATGGAGACAGAAGACGCACTGCGCATGGAGAGACGCATGCTGTGGCGAGCGCCCGAGCTCCTGCGGGATCCCAACCCGCCGCCCTGGGGCTCGCAGAAAGGAGATGTCTATTCCTTCGGAATCATACTCTATGAAATACTTGGCAGAAATGGTCCGTGGGGTGATACCAATTTAACAAATGCAG AGATAATCGGTCGAGTGCGTCACCCGATCGGCGGCGTGCTGTTCAGGCCGCCACTGAGCGGGCTGGCGGCGCGGCCCTCAGTGCTAGCCGTGCTCAACGCTTGCTGGAGCGAGCGCCCCGACCGCAGACCTGAACTGCGTCTCGTCTGGCTACGTCTTAAGGACATGCACGCCGGCAT gaaAACCAATACTTTCGACAACATGCTGGCAATGATGGAAAAGTACGCCTCCAATTTGGAAGCGCTCGTAGAAGAGAAAACTGAACAATTGACGCACGAAAAACGAAGAACTGACGATCTCCTCAACAGAATCCTTCCCAG AACCGTAGCGGAAGCTTTGAAGCGCGGCGAGCCGGTGCAGGCGGAGAGCTACGACAGCGTCACCGTCTACTTCAGTGACATTGTTGACTTCGCACACATTGTCAACACGAGCAGTCCCATGCAG gtagTGGACATACTCCACGACTTGTACACATGCTGTGATGCCATCATTTCATATTACAACGTTTACAAG ATAGAGCCGTTATGTGACACTTACATGGTGGTGGGCGGGTTACCAGAGCGGTGCTCGCGGCACGCGGCAGAGGTCGCCTCGCTTGCGCTACACCTGCTCGCCGCCGTACCCCAAATACGTATCAGACACGACCCGGACATAAGGCTCAATATAAGGATCG GTATCCACACAGGGCCGTGCTCGGCGGGCGTTGTGGGCTATCGGACACCTCGCTACTGCCTGTTCGGGGACACGGTGCGCACGGCGGCGCGCGTGCTGGCCGCGGGCGAGCCGCAGCGCGTACACGTTAGCCATGACACCTACGTCACACTGCGCAAACATGGCGGGTATCACTTCAAGGAAAGAACTCACACAAATGTCAAA ggcCATCGACAAATCAAGACATGGTGGTTGGTTGGTGAAGATCATGAAAGGAGAAAGGAGCCATTCTATCGCTTTC AACCTGGCTTAAACCGCAGCTCAGTATGTGCCAGTTACGCTGACAGCTCTTGGGGTCTGGAGCGTTCTATACACAACATTAGAGACAGGGCCCGACTGTCTTGCGGAGGATCTTTAGGGCCCGGATCCGCGCTGTCATCGCCGGGCCCTCCAGCTTGCGCCTGCTTCGTCCCCCAAAGGGACCATCACTCGGCGCCCGTCGTCTCATTCTGCGAAGACTGa